The Melitaea cinxia chromosome 16, ilMelCinx1.1, whole genome shotgun sequence genome contains the following window.
gaaatatattttatctaattatattttacctaATACGTATTTACAATCACTTCATATTAAGTTTATTATGAAAGTTAtttttactcatattttttgCAAATCATCTTCTGTAATCTGTATACAGTATAAAATGGTAGATATAATCTGTGGCAAACATGAGTTGCTTGACTGCTTGTCATTGTCGGCAATAGTCgctatacaaaattataaattaaaattgtatccaACAATAGAAGCGaaaatttttactttgtaaCATTGAAGTAGCTTATgttctaaaaaaaatcttaagctaaagttttatttaatatcaaatatgaGTTCAATCGGTACCGGTGTAAGTATCGCTTTTAGATTTGATCTTTACTATTCTTTTCTATTAGAATTCGTATTTGAATTTAATGTCGACtagtaaaataaacataacgTAATCTACGATTGAGTATCATATAACAACGATTTGTATAACTTttgttctaaaacaaaagttcCTAAACACTTCTGCTATTACTTTTTACAGTATGATCTTTCTGCATCTCAATTCTCACCTGACGGTCGAGTTTTTCAAGTTGAATATGCAGCAAAAGCTGTAGAAAACTCAGGTACAGTTATTGGCCTTAGAGGAAAAGATGGAGTTGTATTTGCTGTAGAAAAATTAGTGACATCAAAACTTTATGAACCTGGTGCCAACAAGAGAATATTTCATGTAGATGAGCATGTGGGCATGGTAtggaaatgtttattattacttgattcaagtttaaatacaattacaatttatCTTAAATTTGTTAACCGACAGTGTATTGTTTGTCGTTATTTTGGTCAGTTTTCTTATCCAAAATTACTCATACACATCAAATCAATCCTTAACTTGACATTGGcgctcaataaaatatatttaatttttttttaaatgtctaaaagtacatatgtatactaatattatacagccgaataatttatttgtttgtttgctttaatgcactaatctcagaaactacacGTCCGATTTGCTCCTGGGCTACAGAGGCCCCCTAgcgtgtgtaagcaaaaattagtaaactgttatccacaatgtcacttaatctcgtgcttcccaaaaaaaaacatataaaaagaaACTGTCATAAGGCATATATAGGCATATATAGAGatttcacttcagaaatgacaaaagttaataaaagcAATCCCCTTTTTCCTTAGTGAAAAATCTTTACTTTTCAAGTAGGGAGCCCAAACTAATATTGATACAGGGCCCCTCCAAggcacgctacgccactggctATAGGCTATATGACCAATAGAAGCAgagtccacgcggacgaagccgtgggcagaagctagtttgTTATATTCAGACATAGTATAAAACTCTATTATTAAGATATGCTAAAATACTTACTAAAcaacttttattataacttaCAGGCAGTCGCTGGCCTCATCTCAGATGCTAGGCAAATAGTAGAAACAGCAAGATCAGAAGCATCAAGCTACAGATCACAGTTTGGTGCTCCAGTGCCACTTAAGTACTTGAATGAGCGTGTGTCTATGTACATGCATGCATACACTCTATACAGTGCTGTCCGCCCATATGGATGCTCTGTGATCATGGGCACATGGTCAGATTATGAGGGACCACAAATGTTCATGCTCGAGCCCAGTGGAGTCTCATTTGTAAGTTATTAAGGCTAATTTTAGAATATCTTAATAgtttgataatttatatatctataagaatcataattaaaaaaatatgtataacttATGAAAATAGCTGtaattttaatgtgtaaaaCGACAATTCAAAAGTGCCTTTGAAGTCtacttaaataagtaaattttttatttaccatcACCCATCATGATTATTAACACACCAATACTATCTTGAAGTAATCAAGCAAAAGCAATGgcatatatactatatatgaATATCTATATACAGGTACTAGTTCCTTATGAAGAACTATGTTCCTTAAAAAGGGTGGTACTGTAGGTGTGGTCATGTTCCAtgtgaaaaaaaatcctatatattttatatgaatttatcattaaattacaGTCATATTTTGGATGTGCGGTCGGAAAAGCAAAACAAGCTGCTAAAACTGAGATCGAAAAGTTGAAACTAGCAGACATGACCATAAAGGAATTGGTGAAAGAAGCTGCCAGAATGTAAGTAGAAAGTTgcaatacttatataaatacactTTGTAAAATGCCACActgcttataatttaaaatcaaaaaatttgcttattagaaaaaatattgtgtCAAGTGTAATGAATATGTAAAGAAGGGTATTGGAAAATTGGCCACTTATGAACTACATTAATTAGTACATACAAGAGGTACAGGAGAGCCTGCCTCAGTGTGACAAAATAAGAGGAAAGTAAGATGTGAACATCCCaaaaatgttgtttaaaaaatgcaataaagcAACTTAAAATTAATGCTACAATATGTTTTCTTccttttttacttaaaaatacaagtaatttacaaaattcttaaaaaaataatcatttatttcgtTCACTCTAACAACatagaaaaattaaactaaataaagtaCAAAAAGTGGAGGCAAACAATGAATAGCATCACATGCGTTAGAGTATCCGAGAATAGATCTCATTCAGCATGTTACTCCGACTTATTAGTTGCAGCACTGATTTTCAGTGAGCCCTCTTATGATTCACTTATGACATTAAGTTGGTTCTTTAATTGTTCAAGTAATAGAAAAGTAATattcaacataaaaatatagtagtCTCTACTATGTAATTAATAGGTTTAGTTTATGACGACGATAAGAAAAAGATACAAGTCAAACAGCAGATTTATATAGAGCTCTCTATTGTCCATAAGATTAAcctaataatttgtttgtaaatgCATCACGTCGTgtattttcaattttgttttagaCCTCAATATTGACTTATTTATCTTAGTTCCAAGTAAATTCCTTCCTCTCAACTTTTCTTATTGGTATAGATttaacataaacaatatttttgcaAATAACATCACACAACAACAAACTGGGATCACTTGTAATTCTTACCAAAACATCTTCAGATTTCAGTTtatgatcatatttaaataggattatttttaaatgtatatacttGAAAAAAATCATGCAAACTAGTTAACtaatcataattacaaaaaaatagtcgTGTTAGTTACACCATTTCTAACTCAAGAATGACTGGGccaatttttatgacatttgaaTTTTTGACTAGGATATgacgaaaatattaaataagaaaaaaacaatttttccaatacaaatgttcatGAGTTACTTAACtgtcaaacatttaatgttCACCCCGTCGATATGGTAAATTCTCTCCTAACAATAAAGAATGTAGTTGAATAAAGATTTCGAATCAACAATATATATCCCAAATTATTCGGATAGtggcatattttatatttttaaaatgaaaatgatatCAGTAATGAAAAAGGATTGAcaaatatcacttcagcctatcacagtccacaaCAACCTGAAAagttggtttgtttgtttgtttaaacgcgctaatctcaagaactacatactggtttgaattgaaaaatgtCTTTAAGTTGTAGCCCATTTAAAGAGAAAGGTTACGCTTTAAGAAGAAGGAAGACTATTGTTTTCCTCAAATATCCCCAGGTAAAACCGCACACCACAGATAGTTTGGTATATTTGCAGTTTCctcaatttccttttttttcctTCAATGAATGTAGAAATATCTAGTGTGTGCCTAaacgaaaaatttattaaaaaaaaattataaatacataggtTGTTTTTATCACGGAGTCAGGCTATCAGTCAATACAATATAAGGAAAGTTTAGCTAGCTGCTAGATACGCAAatggattaaattaaatagaagTAAACAACGAAATAAAAGTTTGAGAAACATTGTattctttgtttacattttgtcTCAAACccaaatatatagattatttttgtacatatgtattattacattaaaattaacaattttgtaacaatgttttttttttcagcataTACCTGGTTCACGATGAGCTTAAGGATAAACAATTTGAACTAGAATTATCGTGGGTATCGAAGGATACGAAAGGACGTCACGAGCTGGTACCGAAAGAGATGGCGATAGAGGCAGAGAATCAAGCCAAGCAAGCTTTAGCTGATATCGAGGATTCTGATGAGGGAGAGATgtaaaaacatatttagataataaaatttattacaaaatttctctaatgtattttcttttctttgttaACACCTTCGCATGTcaaaattcaacaaaataatGTCGCAacaaatagttatttaaaaaaaggttgaaGTTTATTTCAATTGCAATAAATTTCAAgctatcttaaatataaaataaaaagtcttATTTCGTAACtgttgacttggggagtaagctggtgaatgcgcgacgagagcgttataaaaagtgtgatcgtgtgaggcgaacgaaagttgagaggcagatataagttagatggtgCTAAGGTagatttacttcagtcatgtggtctaaagcacacactttttttgtgaataattagtttttattttaaattttctatgaTACAAACTTTGTTcttaataatctatacatataataaaatggtaggaaagtcaaaactgtacattgaatattttttttaaaagaatacttaagggtgatctacaatcgagataaactcaaaaagtactgcatggatttacttcaaatttggcacgaatattattaagaagtcgggtcaacatataggctacataatatcacgctatcacctacggagaACGAGAAGTGAACCTTAATTTCTTCatcgcattctgtaacaacatgtaatctaacgacgcatattttaatgttgttgttatttatgttaataaccatgtcataagctagcttcacactataaataaagacattctgtagtatatttagtatcagcattgcactcgtgcgaagccggggcgggtcgctagtaacgaatacaaaaacaaaaagtattttaatttttatataataaaaattaatttatacatgAAGCCTTCAATCAAGATAATATAagataagtattttattattaagtaatgtaACGATCAGTACTGACGTTGGTAGATGAAATAAGTTAATGAACCTATgactaattaaattatattaaaacgaacaaaaaatCAGACCTTTCCACCTTACAATAATAGTAGGTGTCTGATATCATCTATCATATATCTCAGATATATTTCTACATTGTAAGTTAACTTATCATTAATCTAAACTAGAACTGAACTAGAGGTTTTGAATCAAAAAATTTCCTTGGGATAGTCAGCGATAAAAAAGTAACTGATATATCCAAAACGATACTACAATTTTTCCTTGAAGATTTCAAAATAACGGTGCGAAACCGCTGGTGgcagaaattaaaacaaaaaccattaattactatataatatgagTCACATAAGTCTATATTTATGACATTTAAAGTTTAATGAAGTTGTAATAGGCCCCTATTAGAGGtctagaaaatttaaaaaagtaaatgactAAATTGCCTATAATAGAAGCATAATGCTCGCGGCGATATTTGATTATTGATGCCTAGACTTAATGtacatgcgttaaatatttgataggCAATTTTAGCGTGTAGGTACAGTCAGCATTTCAAAAAAAAGGTAAGTATTTATCTATGTCCATATTACGATCAAGAAATTTACTCTGGAGTGGTCGCGTGAATTACATATTATCTAATCCTGGGTGGTTTAGACAGGATAAAGACAggcttatatttttaataaatgtacatacataatactctaatgtaattaaaatgaatatcttAGGAATTATCGTCGAATGAAAAAATGGGCTCGAAAATAAATCCAAGTGCAGGCCTAAGACTCACAACCGCGCTACGCCCtctttttaactaaaaatatctaGCTTTTCgctagtattatatttaatatttgtttttatcataatattcaCCTATTTGTACACACATTTTTCTGTCGGTACAATTTTTTCAGCTCTTACTTAACAGAAGTCTTTAAAATATTCTACTCAAAGCCGAATGTTTCATTCGCAAAGCGATAATTCAATACTAAGATGGAAGAATTAAATCGATTGCCACCAAAATATGTTGCTACCTTTATTCGTCAAATCAATATGATACAAATAATTGGCATTAATATATTTGAAGATTCGAAGGCTTCCTTCTTCAAAAGACATAGACGACTGATTTTCTACGGTAGCCTACTAACGATAATGTTAGCTAGTCAATACCTATATGTATTCAAGAAAAATGAAATGAGAGCGGAATTTTTGGATATTGTCAGTGCTatggcaaatatttttattgttacacaAGGTACATATCTACTCAAGTCATGAGCTCGCAATATCTTtggacataaaatatttttaagatacttGTCCACCGATGCCGATATtcccgactgatggcgggataaccagccaactgctggctttcaaatacacaggctgaagacgggcaatAGCGtcttcccagcgtggtggctatagccaaaacacataagttcgcaCTGtaatgtctggtgcgaactaaGGGAGGCCTTTGTCTAGCAGCGGACTGCGGAAGGCTGAAGTGACCACAGCGCTTGTTCGTAACGAAACCAGTAAATCAACGCATTTCACTATGTCATAgtgaacattgttttttttttctagtctgTTTTGTTAACCGACGTATTTTAAACTGCTAGTAA
Protein-coding sequences here:
- the LOC123661157 gene encoding proteasome subunit alpha type-3, encoding MSSIGTGYDLSASQFSPDGRVFQVEYAAKAVENSGTVIGLRGKDGVVFAVEKLVTSKLYEPGANKRIFHVDEHVGMAVAGLISDARQIVETARSEASSYRSQFGAPVPLKYLNERVSMYMHAYTLYSAVRPYGCSVIMGTWSDYEGPQMFMLEPSGVSFSYFGCAVGKAKQAAKTEIEKLKLADMTIKELVKEAARIIYLVHDELKDKQFELELSWVSKDTKGRHELVPKEMAIEAENQAKQALADIEDSDEGEM